The proteins below are encoded in one region of Papilio machaon chromosome 27, ilPapMach1.1, whole genome shotgun sequence:
- the LOC106707942 gene encoding regulation of enolase protein 1, with amino-acid sequence MSITKFTWKDFSWLNEPKKWKLTDDILEILTNYESDFWQETFYNFNHNSGHVFGIYVKENFTMQVCVEANFEELYDQAGVMIYSDEKHWLKAGIEFNDGQPMIASVFTNELSDWATGIFTGNPGKFWMRITRVDRVICVKYSTDKIAWHLLRLCPYQEADKYFVGVFSCSPKREKLKVIFRELSFSVPQEDILHSN; translated from the exons ATGTCCATTACGAAATTCACCTGGAAAGATTTTTCGTGGCTTAATGAACCTAAAAAATGGAAACTAACCGATGATATCTTAGAAATCTTAACCAATTATGAAAGTGATTTTTGGCAAGaaactttttacaatttcaatcATAACTCAGGGCATGTATTTGGAATCTATGTTaaggaaaattttacaatgcaG gtGTGCGTAGAAGCAAATTTCGAAGAGCTATATGACCAAGCAGGTGTTATGATATATTCAGACGAAAAGCACTGGCTTAAGGCTGGTATAGAATTCAATGACGGACAACCAATGATCGCTAGTGTTTTTACTAACGAACTATCTGACTGGGCAACAG GTATATTTACTGGCAACCCTGGAAAATTTTGGATGCGCATTACAAGAGTCGATCGTGTAATTTGCGTTAAATATTCAACGGACAAAATTGCTTGGCATCTTTTACGTCTATGTCCATACCAGGAAGccgataaatattttgttggaGTATTCTCTTGTTCACCCAAgagagaaaaattaaaagttatcttTCGTGAGCTTTCTTTTTCAGTACCACAAGAAGATATTCTCCAttcaaattga